Genomic segment of Salvia splendens isolate huo1 chromosome 12, SspV2, whole genome shotgun sequence:
GGCCGGGCTTTGGGGTCGCGGCTAAGGCAACGGGCTGCCAGCTGGGCGGCCTTTTGAGCGCCTTTGATGGAGAAATGGCCTTCGAGGCGAGGATCTATCAAACGGTAAAAGCGTTTCCGGTCGCCTAGATGGGGACGGGCCCATTCCACGAGATTGTGCTCCCCATTCGGACGGTTCTTGTCCATTGATCTCCGACCCGTGACCACTTCGAGTAGGACGACGCCGAAGCTGTATACGTCACTTTTTGATGTAAGATGTCCTGCGTGGAATCGGAGACGAGATGATCATAATCGAATTGATCAGACAAATATAAACCATCTACACTAGATAGCTTGAATCAGAAGGCAATGAGAAATGAAGGTTCATTTACCAGTCATGACGTATTCAGGGGCTGCATAACCGTATGTTCCCATCACTCGTGTAGACACGTGAGTTTTTCCTTCATCGGGGGCATCTTTAGCAAGTCCAAAATCGGAGAGTTTGGAGTTGTATTCCTTTAAGAATGCGATAGGGCCGTCAAACGAAAAATCTCAAAATCTAGCAATGATACACGTGGAGACCAAAGGTTAAACTTACAGCATCAAGCAAGATGTTAGACGTCTTGAAATCACGATATATCACTGGTCTTTCTGCCTCCTCATGGAGAAACGCGAGCCCCTTAGCAGCCCCTAGAGCTATTTTCATCCTGATCGACCATGGAAGTGGCAACGACCCTGCAAACAACAATAGTCGTATTATATATGGGTTATATATTGAAGAATAATCAAGAATGACACCTACCAGCAAGAAATAACGAACTATTAGATATACATATGCgcaaacacaaagactacagAAGTAACTACAAAACTTGAATGTAAATGAAGTACGGAACGAGAAACCAAAAGAAGACCGAGGGTATACTTCTGAAAAGGTGGTTCTCCAAGCTTCCTCTGGGCATGAACTCATACACGAGCAGCCTCTGGTCATCTTCGATACAGTAGCCAATTAATTTAACCAAATTAGGATGAACGAGATCAcctaaaaagttcacttcagCCTGCCAAACAAAATAGCAAGTTGGAATCATCGGACGTATACAACAAACAAACAACACTAGTACTGAAAGAAGAATGAAGAGCGAAATTGGCAAAGCATCAAACCAGCCATTCTTTGTGACCCTGAAGTCCATCATGATTAAGGGTTTTGACAGCGACTGTGAGTCCCGTCCCAGGTTTAACAGGAGCTGTGCCGTTCTCTTCGATCCACCCCTTGAATACACAACCAAAACCCCCCTCGCCAAGGAGAGATTCTGGTCTGAAATTCCTAGTTGCCAACTTGAGGTCTATAAACATGAACTTGCGCAGCCGAGAAGAAACTTTGAGTTCTTCTTCGAGTTTGCTGCTGGAAGAATTGCTTTCAGCATTGCTAGTTGTGGTGGATGGGATTACCGGGGCAACCGGCTGATCTTTACTTGTCCCGTTTGTAGATTTACTTTCTGCTCAAATTGGCAAATGAAGAAGTGCTTGATAAGTAAAACACAAACAGCACCATCATAATAAGCCTAAAATGAATAGCTTGATTAAGCTAACACAAGAAGATTGAAACATTTTAAAGCTCAGACAGATATTTCTCTGCTCCAATCATCCATTCATCAATGTTCTTATCATGCTTCCTCACTCCACCTACATTGTTGCTAACAAAATCTCATATACATACTCCTACCTTCACAAAAagattcacatcaaactactaAAAACAATAAATCTAACAGCTAATGATCAATTTCTTGTGGATATTTTTG
This window contains:
- the LOC121758671 gene encoding serine/threonine-protein kinase PBL34-like, which codes for MGLADDGLNVESWGVEKSKGRKKRDDDAAEETGCWIKLRFIGSCISSRSKVDNSLSGITPHESKSTNGTSKDQPVAPVIPSTTTSNAESNSSSSKLEEELKVSSRLRKFMFIDLKLATRNFRPESLLGEGGFGCVFKGWIEENGTAPVKPGTGLTVAVKTLNHDGLQGHKEWLAEVNFLGDLVHPNLVKLIGYCIEDDQRLLVYEFMPRGSLENHLFRRSLPLPWSIRMKIALGAAKGLAFLHEEAERPVIYRDFKTSNILLDAEYNSKLSDFGLAKDAPDEGKTHVSTRVMGTYGYAAPEYVMTGHLTSKSDVYSFGVVLLEVVTGRRSMDKNRPNGEHNLVEWARPHLGDRKRFYRLIDPRLEGHFSIKGAQKAAQLAARCLSRDPKARPLMSEVVEALKPLPNLKDMASSSYYFQTMQADRVSTNTNGKNNGLRTQGSFSRNGQLQQHPRSLSIPNGSNASPYHQYAHNSPKPNGKP